A region of Culicoides brevitarsis isolate CSIRO-B50_1 chromosome 1, AGI_CSIRO_Cbre_v1, whole genome shotgun sequence DNA encodes the following proteins:
- the LOC134837432 gene encoding uncharacterized protein LOC134837432 → MKRKRSSSHKTTDLCGSFLVNVLDLSKILNGKNKSRTVHKLSCLKELLDIGGSSTSDDTIVISDDTESETDTEGGQKRRRKIKKEMFESTKMTRFKKSLSDTEDEKEADEENDDSEEDISKIKNYVKESLLKGLSLNSHNFNGNEVSVKEEPCDELSSHEEKEPEIAPCETEVVVESKEDVNQRKRIRFTQRRNSSYQSKRLLRHYRNLKRRPKIKIKRRKIAKKVKEDPLEELKMIENDEELEEIEVETTTEDIKLQEFAKIEEVEVATTTEELETEEKNEEIEVETKTEGFKTKENAKIEEVEVATTTEILETEENSNLDETTTTKMTGIQSEITQNPDPVTEETLPSSTTSDPDILTLSRLEELKVQITEDDNTVYITILDGTITIPDVLEVLNNSSGNNLELVASLDDSTIVEILDQDEVEGLEERANPYFSQLEYKSCYSTASISTETNVKTLYEIITYPEVKKNLKYDPMRSSPISARKPQKSETPYSYKTIDESVFTLAPTNCNYINHVHWTNSYPLSYETNAQSHRHLCVLKDLYRRGVLEKHIPSEQPVDMRCNYDHLPKPKEKTPQYIPPTPVQYHPYQPHARHQYHQHHQEVPHQRYNSYHQHSHHHHHSRRSSYSHDVSYTRQFYEQKQQSSCRYPQWKPPKSVFPPPTPPVSSQSHSFIDIPIYSPAYNIKIPPLRIPIAAIAPTTAVANTYKPPAYPSYGSYNRNFYHERRSYPETYSNYAPSTSASPSIMRNLLQMEPKSRFVWS, encoded by the exons ATGAAGCGCAAACGATCAAGTTCGCACAAAACGACAGACCTATGTGGCAGTTTCCTCGTGAACGTTTTGGATCTCAGCAAAATCCTGAACGGCAAAAATAAATCGCGCACCGTACACAAATTGTCATGCTTGAAGGAGTTGCTCGACATCGGGGGCTCGTCAACGTCTGACGACACAATTGTCATTTCGGACGACACGGAAAGCGAGACAGATACCGAAGGCGGTCagaagagaagaagaaaaattaagaaagaaaTGTTTGAGAGCACAAAAATGACGCGCTTCAAAAAAAGTCTTTCAGATACGGAGGACGAGAAAGAAGCTGACGAGGAAAATGACGACAGCGAAGAAGATatttcgaaaatcaaaaattacgttAAGGAGAGCCTTCTGAAGGGACTTTCGCTGAATTCGCACAATTTTAACGGGAATGAGGTGTCGGTGAAGGAAGAGCCGTGTGACGAATTGTCGAGTCACGAGGAAAAGGAACCGGAAATCGCGCCATGTGAGACGGAAGTTGTCGTTGAGTCAAAGGAAGACGTTAATCAGAGGAAGCGAATCCGCTTTACGCAGCGCCGGAACTCGAGTTATCAAAGCAAACGCCTCTTGCGACATTatagaaatttgaaaagacgACCTAAGATAAAgataaaaagacgaaaaatagcgaaaaaagtgaaagaagaCCCTCTTGAAGAActtaaaatgattgaaaatgacGAAGAATTGGAAGAAATTGAAGTAGAAACGACAACAGAAGACATTAAACTTCAAGAATTCGCAAAAATAGAAGAAGTTGAAGTCGCTACGACCACAGAAGAGCTcgaaactgaagaaaaaaatgaagaaattgagGTCGAAACAAAAACAGAAGGCtttaaaacgaaagaaaatgcaaaaattgaagaagttGAAGTAGCAACAACCACCGAAATCCTTGAAacggaagaaaattcaaacttagatgaaactacaacaacaaaaatgaccGGAATTCAATCAGAAATCACTCAAAATCCGGATCCAGTGACGGAAGAGACCCTTCCGAGCTCCACGACAAGCGATCCGGACATCCTCACACTTTCAAGACTTGAAGAACTAAAAGTGCAGATAACGGAAGATGATAATACCGTCTACATCACCATTCTAGATGGCACAATTACTATACCGGACGTCCTTGAAGTGCTAAATAACTCCTCGGGGAATAATTTGGAGCTCGTGGCAAGTCTCGATGACTCGACAATCGTTGAAATTTTGGACCAAGATGAGGTTGAAGGACTTGAGGAACGAGCGAATCCCTATTTTAGTCAACTTGAGTACAAAAGTTGTTACTCCACGGCGAGTATTTCGACGGAAACTAATg taaaaaccCTTTATGAGATCATCACGTACCCagaagtgaagaaaaatctcaaatatgATCCGATGCGGTCATCGCCAATTTCCGCGCGCAAGCCCCAAAAGTCTGAAACGCCTTATTCGTACAAGACAATCGATGAATCAGTATTTACGCTCGCACCCACAAACTGCAACTACATCAATCACGTGCACTGGACCAACTCGTATCCGTTGTCGTACGAGACAAACGCACAAAGTCACCGGCATCTCTGTGTGCTGAAGGATTTGTATCGACGCGGCGTGCTGGAGAAGCATATTCCGAGCGAACAGCCAGTCGACATGCGTTGCAACTACGATCACCTGCCAAAGCCGAAGGAAAAAACACCTCAATATATCCCACCGACGCCCGTTCAGTATCATCCGTACCAGCCGCATGCTCGACATCAGTACCACCAGCACCACCAAGAAGTGCCGCATCAACGTTACAACTCGTACCACCAACattcgcatcatcatcatcattcgcGGCGCTCGTCATATTCGCATGACGTCTCCTACACGCGTCAATTTTACGAACAAAAGCAGCAAAGTTCCTGTCGATATCCGCAATGGAAGCCACCGAAAAGCGTTTTTCCGCCACCAACGCCGCCCGTTTCGTCGCAATCGCATTCATTCATCGACATTCCGATCTACTCGCCGGcctataacataaaaattcctcCACTGAGGATCCCGATAGCGGCAATTGCACCAACAACTGCCGTCGCAAACACGTACAAACCGCCTGCGTATCCGAGTTACGGGAGCTACAACCGGAATTTTTATCACGAGAGACGTTCGTATCCGGAAACTTACTCAAATTATGCGCCATCGACGTCTGCATCGCCGAGCATCATGCGAAATTTACTGCAAATGGAGCCGAAAAGTCGCTTTGTGTGGTCTTGA
- the LOC134826999 gene encoding U4/U6 small nuclear ribonucleoprotein Prp31, whose amino-acid sequence MSLADELLADLEDDNDEDVELEDLIKKEPVLGENEEEEIEMPLIKMEVDVNVASIRDLCKLRDSTRLAKVLEQIDHYVKNPRKSSDMLGNVEQDPEYQLIVESNNIAVDIDNEISLIHKFTKDKYQKRFPELDSLIMNEMDYIRAVKELGNDVEQAKNNEILQKILTQATIMIVSVTASTTQGTNLNAEELLQIREACDMAIELSEFKVKIFEYVESRMTFIAPNLCAIVGASTAARLVGLAGGLGKLSKMPACNVLVLGAQKKILSGFSKVAMLPHTGFVYYSEIVQDTPPDLRRKAARLVAAKSTLAARVDACHEAPSGVIGQKFREDIEKKLDKLQEPPPVKFIKPLPKPLEGGKKKRGGKRVRKMKERYAMTEFRKHANRMNFCEIEEDAYQEDLGYSRGTIGKTGTGRIRLPQVDEKTKVRISKTLQKNLAIQKQVWGGSTSVKRHVSGTASSVAFTPLQGLEIVAPQASEAGTKTEAKYFSNTSGFLSVGKRTT is encoded by the exons atgtctctAGCTGACGAATTACTCGCCGATCTCGAGGACGACAATGACGAGGACGTCGAATTGGAGGATCTTATCAAAAAGGAACCCGTTCTCGGCGAAAATGAAGAAGAGGAAATCGAAATGCCGCTCATCAAGATGGAAGTTGATGTTAATGTCGCTTCAATTCGAGATCTTTGCAAATTACGGGACTCCACGAGACTTGCAAAGGTCCTCGAGCAAATAGATCATTACGTGAAAAATCCGAGAAAATCCTCTGACATGCTTGGGAATGTGGAGCAAGACCCCGAATATCAACTCATTGTCGAATCGAACAACATTGCCGTGGATATTGACAACGAAATCTCGCTCATCCACAAATTCACGAAGGACAAATACCAGAAACGCTTCCCCGAATTGGATTCGCTCATCATGAACGAGATGGACTACATTCGGGCCGTCAAGGAGCTCGGAAATGACGTGGAACAAGcgaaaaataacgaaattcTCCAGAAAATTCTCACACAGGCGACCATCATGATTGTCTCGGTTACGGCATCTACGACGCAAGGCACAAATTTGAACGCCGAGGAGCTCTTGCAGATACGAGAAGCGTGCGACATGGCAATCGAACTGAGCgaattcaaagtaaaaatcttCGAATATGTCGAAAGTCGCATGACATTTATCGCGCCAAACTTGTGTGCGATCGTTGGAGCGTCAACGGCAGCGAGATTAGTGGGTCTCGCTGGTGGATTGGGAAAACTCTCGAAAATGCCGGCATGCAACGTTCTAGTCTTGGGAGCGCAAAAGAAGATTTTATCGGGATTTTCGAAAGTTGCGATGCTTCCGCACACGGGTTTCGTTTATTATTCGGAAATTGTTCAAGATACTCCGCCAGATTTGCGGAGGAAGGCGGCGCGATTGGTAGCTGCAAAATCCACTTTGGCAGCGAGAGTTGATGCGTGTCACGAAGCACCGTCAGGAGTAATTGGACAAAAGTTTCGCGAAGATATCGAGAAGAAATTAGATAAATTGCAGGAACCACCTCCAGTTAAATTCATTAAGCCATTGCCAAAACCTCTCGAAGGAGGAAAGAAGAAACGAGGAGGCAAAAGAGTGCGAAAGATGAAGGAACGTTACGCGATGACAGAGTTCCGGAAACACGCGAATCGCATGAATTTCTGTGAA atcgaAGAAGACGCTTATCAAGAAGATCTCGGCTACAGTCGTGGAACAATCGGCAAAACGGGTACGGGACGAATCCGCTTGCCGCAAGTGGATGAAAAGACAAAAGTTCGTATCAGCAAAACTCTACAGAAAAACTTGGCAATTCAGAAGCAAGTGTGGGGCGGAAGTACGAGCGTCAAGCGACACGTGTCCGGAACGGCCTCCAGTGTCGCCTTCACTCCGTTACAAGGCTTGGAAATTGTCGCGCCACAGGCATCGGAAGCCGGCACCAAAACCGAAGCCAAATATTTCTCAAACACCTCTGGATTCTTGTCAGTTGGAAAACGaacgacttaa
- the LOC134837078 gene encoding serine/threonine-protein kinase ULK2, translated as MEIVGDFEYNSKDLIGHGAFAVVFKGRHRKKTNFPVAIKSITKKSLAKSQNLLGKEIKILKELTELHHENVVALLDCKESQHNVFLVMEYCNGGDLADYLSVKGTLSEDTIRLFLIQLAGAMRALFVKGIVHRDLKPQNILLSHTCKSLPAPAKITLKIADFGFARFLQEGNMAATLCGSPMYMAPEVIMSLQYDAKADLWSLGTIVFQCLTGKAPFQAHTPQELKMFYEKNANLAPKIPPGTSIELCDLLNGLLRRNAKERMAFDVFFNHAFLQRPQTPTNSEFPMAATTFESEKSSSPAQDPVYDNNAATITDIDDSVATLNNNSENNSSVDSSPDNSDDFVIVSNNIPVDPACGNYERSKPMRVPAPSPHSQTSPTRPSSLPIISEPRPVPSMASRKMSQPQSPPKNISNAIPRSQPINMRSNRENRNGSNCDISSISPPAVQFAIGTPPSGQHPHHRRRSQSETLSETPPPPCQWQVSPGSHQSPLRHSGTSSPILPTALSKLPPLSSPTLISENNNPLSNNHPLNTRAFTLPEMGNNAQFQSLLHETGSQDDHPITFRAPELPAETLLDRDHNETLAKLNFVMALTDCILEVADSRCAPLSALMSADAPPIAPHAPEHCKRAERLVLLVRALHLLQSGLNLASQQLQSGSLKPSNTVKNVLSMMNTKYRATLCESKKLNGSGLLQKANASNITADKILYDHAIQMCQSAALDELFGNPEDCFTRYQSAQILLHSLAQKCNHPSDKTLLSKYKDAVEKRLYILQQQGYIYATDELS; from the exons atggaaattgtcGGTGATTTCGAGTACAACAGCAAAGATTTGATCGGACATGGAGCCTTTGCTGTTGTCTTCAAAGGCAGACATCGCAAG AAGACAAACTTCCCCGTTGCCATCAAAAGTATTACCAAAAAGAGTTTGGCCAAGTCGCAGAATCTCCTCGGCAAGGAAATCAAAATCTTGAAGGAACTCACGGAGCTGCATCATGAAAATGTCGTGGCACTGCTCGACTGCAAGGAATCACAACACAATGTTTTTCTCGTTATGGAG tACTGCAACGGCGGTGATTTGGCCGACTATCTCTCAGTTAAAGGGACTTTGAGTGAAGACACGATCCGATTATTCCTCATACAACTTGCCGGAGCGATGCGTGCTCTCTTTGTCAAGGGTATTGTGCATCGAGATTTGAAACCGCAGAACATTTTGTTGTCACACACGTGCAAATCGCTGCCAGCTCCGGCGAAAATTACACTAAAAATTG ctgatTTCGGTTTTGCGAGATTCCTCCAAGAAGGGAATATGGCAGCGACACTTTGTGGATCCCCAATGTACATG gctcCTGAAGTGATAATGTCCCTGCAGTACGATGCAAAAGCCGATCTTTGGTCATTGGGTACCATTGTGTTCCAATGTTTGACGGGAAAAGCACCTTTTCAGGCACACACGCCACAAGAACTGAAGATGTTTTACGAGAAAAATGCTAATTTAGCGCCAAA gaTTCCTCCGGGAACATCGATCGAGTTGTGTGACCTTTTGAACGGACTTTTACGAAGAAATGCTAAAGAACGGATGGCCTTTGATGTATTTTTCAACCATGCTTTCTTACAGAGACCACAAACTCCAACAAATTCTG aatTTCCAATGGCTGCTACAACATTTGAGTCAGAGAAGAGCTCTAGTCCTGCGCAAGATCCTGTCTATGATAACAATG CGGCAACAATCACCGACATTGACGACAGCGTGGCAACTTTAAATAACAACAGTGAGAATAACTCGTCAGTCGACAGCAGTCCCGACAACTCAGACGACTTTGTGATTGTCTCCAATAATATTCCGGTGGACCCAGCATGCGGAAATTACGAACGGAGCAAGCCAATGCGCGTTCCCGCTCCATCGCCTCACTCTCAAACAAGTCCTACTCGTCCAAGCAGTTTACCAATTATCTCGGAGCCGAGACCTGTGCCCTCAATGGCTTCACGAAAGATGTCACAACCGCAATCTCCACCGAAg AACATATCGAATGCAATTCCGCGATCGCAGCCCATCAACATGCGTTCAAATCGCGAAAATCGGAATGGAAGCAATTGTGATATCAGTTCAATTTCGCCGCCAGCTGTGCAGTTTGCCATTGGCACGCCTCCATCGGGACAACATCCGCATCACAGACGTCGTTCGCAGTCGGAAACGTTATCGGAAACACCTCCGCCGCCCTGTCAGTGGCAAGTTAGCCCGGGATCGCATCAATCTCCGTTGCGACATTCGGGCACCAGTTCTCCCATTCTTCCAACGGCATTGTCAAAGTTACCGCCACTCAGTAGTCCGACGCTCATTAGCGAGAACAACAATCCGCTGAGCAACAATCATCCGCTAAACACGCGAGCATTCACCTTACCCGAAATGGGTAACAATGCGCAATTTCAGAGTTTGTTGCACGAAACGGGATCGCAAGACGATCATCCAATTACATTTAGAGCGCCTGAACTTCCCGCAGAAACACTTTTGGAT cgcGATCACAACGAAACGCTCGCTAAACTAAACTTCGTAATGGCTCTCACGGACTGCATTCTCGAAGTTGCGGACTCCAGATGTGCTCCATTGTCGGCATTGATGTCAGCGGATGCGCCTCCAATCGCTCCGCATGCCCCCGAACACTGCAAACGGGCTGAACGACTCGTTTTGTTGGTGCGAGCACTGCATTTGTTACAATCTGGCTTGAATTTGGCATCGCAGCAACTGCAATCGGGCAGTTTGAAGCCTTCCAATACAGtcaaaaatg TTCTTTCAATGATGAACACAAAATATCGCGCCACTCTGTGCgagtctaaaaaattaaatggatcTGGTTTGTTGCAAAAAGCAAACGCCAGTAACATCACagctgataaaattttgtatgatcACGCAATACAAATg tgTCAATCAGCAGCCCTTGACGAACTATTCGGAAATCCCGAGGACTGTTTCACACGATACCAATCAGCTCAGATATTATTGCATTCACTTGCGCAGAAGTGCAATCATCCATCAGACAAGACGTTGTTGTCAAAAT atAAAGACGCTGTGGAAAAACGCCTCTATATCTTGCAGCAACAAGGCTACATCTACGCCACCGATGAACTTTCatag
- the LOC134827746 gene encoding general transcription factor IIH subunit 2 produces MADEEDPKEYRWETGYEKTWEAIKEDDDGLVSSSVADIIQKAKRRRLENKKSHCRLGMMRHLYIIVDCTENMSQQDLKPTRLLCTLKLLEMFIEEFFDQNPISQLGIIAMKNKRAEKLTELAGSARKHTKAIQSLNKIALNGEPSLQNGLDLALKSLKMLPTHASREVLVIMGSLTSCDPGDILSTIHALKAENIRASYITLAAEIHICKVMCQETGGTFGAIMDDAHFKDQLFQHIEPPPAVLKQEFALIKMGFPHEQVDEGKNPTLTMCMCHIDSTDEPSKLNSGGYHCPQCFSKYCEIPVECISCGLTLVSAPHLARSYHHLFPVMPFKEIPNDNHVQNCYSCQKLFNATQDKNVYECERCKQIYCTDCDIYIHETLHSCVGCTTIPTLSARNVTRRPSNFH; encoded by the exons ATGGCTGACGAAGAAGATCCAAAGGAGTATCGATGGGAGACGGGATACGAAAAGACTTG ggaAGCGATTAAAGAAGATGACGATGGATTGGTGTCGAGTTCCGTGGCTGATATCATCCAAAAAGCCAAGCGACGACGTTTGGAGAACAAAAAGTCCCATTGTCGTCTCGGAATGATGCGTCACCTTTACATAATTGTCGATTGCACCGAGAACATGAGTCAGCAGGACCTCAAACCGACACGACTTTTGTGCACCCTGAAGCTTCTCGAGATGTTTATCGAGGAATTTTTCGACCAAAATCCCATCAGTCAGCTCGGAATCATCGCCATGAAGAATAAACGAGCCGAAAAGCTCACAGAACTCGCCGGAAGTGCccgaaaacacacaaaagcgATACAATCGTTGAATAAAATCGCCCTTAATGGAGAACCGTCACTGCAAAACGGTCTCGATTTGGCGCTGAAATCTCTTAAAATGCTTCCGACGCATGCCAGTCGCGAAGTTCTCGTGATAATGGGTAGTCTGACGTCATGCGATCCCGGAGACATCCTCTCTACGATTCACGCGTTAAAGGCGGAGAACATTCGGGCGTCTTATATCACGTTAGCGGCGGAAATTCACATTTGCAAGGTGATGTGTCAGGAAACGGGAGGCACATTTGGTGCCATTATGGACGATGCACACTTCAAAGATCAACTTTTTCAGCACATTGAACCTCCGCCAGCGGTGCTAAAGCAAGAATTTGCTTTGATCAAGATGGGATTCCCGCATGAGCAAGTCGACGAAGGCAAAAATCCAACGTTAACAATGTGCATGTGTCACATCGACAGCACCGATGAGCCAAGTAAACTAAATTCCGGTGGTTACCATTGTCCGCAGTGCTTCAGTAAATATTGCGAGATTCCCGTGGAATGCATTTCTTGCGGATTGACTCTCGTATCAGCGCCACATCTCGCAAGATCCTACCATCATTTGTTCCCGGTGATGCCTTTCAAGGAGATTCCCAACGACAATCACGTGCAAAATTGCTATTCGTGCCAAAAGTTGTTCAATGCGACGCAAGATAAGAATGTTTACGAATGTGAGAGAtgcaaacaaatttattgcaCGGACTGCGACATTTACATTCACGAAACGCTCCATTCGTGCGTTGGATGCACGACAATTCCAACGTTGTCGGCGAGGAATGTCACACGAAGACCCtcgaatttccattaa
- the LOC134827745 gene encoding protein argonaute-2 codes for MEKKQGKNNKKKGGPQHQGSQGGQNAGQQQQQQQQQQARPQTSGGNPQQQGGGRPPKGAWKQKKQEQGQQNPQQQGQQSTQGPNPQQQQHKQGPQGGQQGGDRPAKGDWKKNKPQGGHPGGFQGQQHHQPRQHPQSQPVQRSSSVASQQSNPPTSHRSDNKKPEDMLAKMERLSLVEANFPVRESVTKTSDKKFRKQVVATNYLTLNLQKLPNIVYHYDIKFDPDRPKKFLFPAFRILIATQLPALQHKVAYDGAASFYSLQKIADMDFPAISVPSPDAGGRPKDFKVSIKFATEVDMRVIKQYPNFGNGANMQTAIQVLDIILRTAHDRPGLIRHKRSVFAPASTPLKMKDNYELLIGLYQSFVMGERPYLNVDVSHKAFPSGADDLFPLMREYRNFADILRGLSLTYKSPMTGECKTYKFNAICGPADRETFTDDKNQRKTVAQYFQEKGVRLKNPGAPCLHIGPRQKNILIPLEFLSIPPGQAMNGKAPESCTRDMVRVAATSTNIRKSKIMDLLQNINYKGVETIRQFGLVVGEDFIDVNSHILNAPDLQYRDRVVKITKPGVWDGAQFLHPEACTKWAIFCVDNRVNDRKIDDFGNGIVSAASRMGMNLARYDKTLNEKSRGRLRTAEYDQYINKFKQNGIQLLFVIISGFAPEHYPETKKSAELRCGMLTQCIKTNTIDRMNASTLNNILLKVNAKLGGSNQIIAPPSQVSLNKRPFMVIGADVTHPSPDQQNIPSVVGVAASYDKHGFRYNCQWRIQSPRDETIRDLEEIVVQHLNVFKQAHNMFPLHIMYYRDGVSEGQFAEIKEIELSAIKKACQRVSDKEILVTVIVVQKRHHTRFFPKTVSKFDKNNNVLPGTVVDSEIVDSNKKWQFFMVSHASIQGVAKPTKYCVIHDEANITNEDLQVFTYNLCHLFTRCNRSVSYVAPTYYAHLVAARGRVYIYNERINFNDLQHENRSRTIRPEVIANKPMFFV; via the exons gtaaaaataataaaaagaaaggaGGACCGCAGCATCAAGGATCTCAAGGAGGTCAAAATGCAggtcaacaacaacaacaacagcagcagcaacaggcGAGACCACAGACTTCTGGAGGAAATCCACAGCAACAAGGCGGAGGTAGACCTCCAAAAGGCGCTTGGAAACAGAAAAAACAGGAACAGGGACAACAAAATCCTCAACAGCAGGGTCAACAGTCGACTCAAGGACCAAATcctcagcagcagcaacataAACAGGGGCCTCAGGGCGGTCAACAAGGTGGTGATCGTCCCGCAAAAGGGGATTGGAAGAAAAACAAGCCACAAGGAGGTCATCCAGGCGGATTTCAGGGGCAACAACACCATCAGCCCCGTCAACATCCCCAATCTCAGCCCGTTCAACGATCTTCTAGTGTCGCTTCCCAGCAATCTAATCCTCCTACAAGCCACAGATCCGACAATAAAAAACCCGAAGACATGTTGGCCAAAATGGAACGCCTCTCACTCGTCGAAGCAAACTTCCCCGTACGTGAATCCGTCACAAAAACTTCCGACAAGAAGTTCCGAAAGCAAGTCGTTGCCACAAATTATCTAACATtgaatttacaaaaacttCCGAACATCGTTTATCACTACGACATCAAATTCGATCCGGATCGTCCGAAAAAATTCCTCTTTCCCGCATTCCGTATTCTAATTGCCACGCAATTGCCTGCCTTGCAACACAAAGTGGCCTACGACGGTGCTGCAAGCTTCTATTCCTTGCAAAAAATTGCAGACATGGATTTCCCCGCGATCAGTGTTCCGTCTCCCGATGCCGGCGGACGTCCAAAGGACTTCAAGGTGTCCATCAAATTCGCCACTGAAGTCGATATGCGAGTCATTAAGCAATATCCGAACTTTGGGAACGGTGCGAACATGCAAACCGCGATCCAGGTACTGGATATAATTCTAAGAACGGCTCACGATCGTCCCGGATTGATTCGGCACAAGCGTTCGGTGTTCGCGCCAGCAAGTACGCCACTCAAAATGAAGGACAACTACGAACTCCTGATCGGCTTGTACCAGAGCTTTGTAATGGGCGAACGTCCTTACCTGAATGTCGATGTTTCGCACAAAGCTTTCCCGTCGGGAGCGGACGATTTGTTCCCACTGATGCGAGAATATCGAAATTTCGCGGATATTTTGCGTGGATTAAGTTTGACCTACAAATCCCCGATGACAGGTGAGTGTAAAACGTACAAGTTTAATGCGATTTGTGGTCCAGCGGATCGAGAAACGTTCACGGATGACAAAAATCAACGCAAAACCGTTGCCCAATATTTCCAAGAGAAAGGTGTGCGTTTGAAAAATCCGGGAGCGCCATGCTTGCACATTGGTCcgcgtcaaaaaaatattttgattcccCTGGAATTCCTCTCGATTCCGCCCGGACAAGCGATGAACGGAAAAGCACCCGAAAGTTGCACGCGAGACATGGTTCGTGTTGCTGCCACAAGCACGAATATTCGCAAGAGCAAAATCATGGATTTACTGCAAAACATCAACTACAAAGGTGTCGAGACAATTCGGCAATTCGGATTGGTCGTCGGCGAAGATTTTATCGACGTGAATTCGCACATTTTGAATGCGCCAGATTTGCAATACCGCGATCGTGTTGTGAAAATTACGAAGCCAGGCGTTTGGGATGGCGCACAATTTTTGCATCCCGAGGCTTGCACAAAATGGGCGATTTTCTGTGTTGACAATCGCGTGAATGATCGCAAAATAGACGATTTCGGAAATGGAATTGTCAGTGCAGCGAGTAGAATGGGCATGAATTTGGCCAGGTACGATAAGACACTCAATGAAAAGTCTCGTGGACGTTTGCGCACCGCCGAATACGATCAGTACATCAACAAATTCAAGCAAAACGGGATCCAGTTGCTGTTTGTCATCATTTCGGGCTTTGCGCCCGAACATTATCCGGAAACGAAAAAATCCGCGGAACTTCGTTGCGGCATGCTCACACAATGCATCAAGACCAACACGATCGATCGCATGAATGCGAGCACCTTGAACAACATCTTGCTCAAAGTAAATGCCAAACTTGGTGGCTCGAACCAAATTATCGCCCCGCCCAGTCAAGTGTCCCTTAATAAACGTCCCTTCATGGTAATTGGTGCCGATGTCACGCATCCGAGTCCCGATCAGCAGAACATCCCGTCTGTTGTCGGCGTTGCGGCATCTTACGACAAACACGGCTTCCGCTACAACTGTCAATGGCGAATTCAGTCGCCGCGCGACGAAACAATTCGCGATTTGGAGGAAATTGTCGTGCAACACCTGAATGTCTTCAAGCAAGCGCACAATATGTTCCCCCTGCACATCATGTACTACCGCGATGGCGTAAGCGAGGGACAATTTGCGGAAATTAAGGAAATCGAGTTGTCGGCAATTAAGAAGGCTTGTCAGCGTGTCAGTGACAAGGAAATTCTGGTGACGGTGATTGTCGTGCAAAAGAGACATCATACGAGATTTTTCCCGAAAACTGTgagcaaatttgacaaaaacaatAATGTCTTGCCGGGAACGGTTGTCGACTCGGAAATTGTGGATTCCAATAAAAAGTGGCAATTTTTCATGGTGTCGCATGCTTCGATTCAGGGGGTAGCTAAACCGACGAAATATTGTGTGATTCATGACGAGGCGAATATCACAAATGAGGATCTGCAAGTTTTCACGTACAATTTGTGTCATTTGTTTACGCGATGCAACCGGAGTGTTAGTTATGTCGCACCAACGTATTATGCCCATTTGGTTGCGGCACGAGGACGAGTTTACATTTACAa tGAACGAATCAACTTTAACGATTTGCAGCATGAGAACAGAAGCAGAACCATTCGCCCTGAAGTCATTGCCAACAAACCAATGTTCTTTGTTTGA